The [Clostridium] celerecrescens 18A genomic sequence ATTTAAAGGCATATAATGTCCCAATTCATGGAAAATCAAAAAGACACATTGAAGCAAGATATCAAGTTTAATGTCAAAAAGACTTTTAAGATAATTATTTTTTGTATTATGTATTGGCAATTCGGCTAGAACTCTACTATAGGCCTCCTTCCCAATCAGGTTATTATTACTCTCTTCAATTTCGGCATTTCGCATACAAAAAAAGTATTTCAATAAGAGTGAAGATTGTGAATCCAGAATAGTTGCAATCTCAAATAAGATTGGTACCATATGAAAATCAAATATCAGATAATCTTTGTCTAGTTTTACTATACTTGGTAAAGCTGAATAACTATAACATCCAACGAGCTTAACATTCCATTCTTCTGTAAATCCAGAGAGTATTTCATAGATTTGCTTTAATATTTCGTCAGAAAATAAAAGAGAAGTATTCTCTACTAAAAAGCGTGTATTTTCGATATATTCTCTAATAAGAAGTATATTTTCTTGGTGGAATTTGTTAGACACTATCGTCAATCTCCTTTACATCATTAATTAAATCAAGTTTCTCAATAATTTTTGCAGCTAGCTCAACTTGCTTCATGCTTCTTTTATTTATAGCCGCAGTTATTTCAATCTCAACTCTCCCATTTATCTTTACAACAATTTTATCAGAATTTCTTACGCCAAGAAAATAACCGGCAACGAGCGGAGCTATTATACTGGTTAAGTCAATAAATAATTGTATTACACCAGATCCTTCAAAAAACTCAGGTTCGACAATAATGCATGATTCAGGTATTTGCTCGCTAATCTTCTCAAATATATCCTTGTTTTCAAATGTTGTTTCAAATAGTATCTTCATGATTTTTTTCCTTTCTCATTATCTTTTGTATGATTTTGCTATAGCCATAATTAATACCTATCCTAACTACGCATTATTGCTATAATATGTAACAATGTAACATACATAAATGCCAAATATATATCTGTGCACTAAAGATTATCATTATTCTTTTAGGTATCGCTACAATATCCCTAAACACAATGACATCCAATATCTAGAAATGTGCTCAAAGACCTGAATCCGGCTTAGAATTATTGCTCATTTTTCTGCGATTACTTTAATAATATATATTCTATTAAAAACATCATTCTGTGATAATATTGTATATATTATAGTTCCATATAGCAAATAAGGCAATTAAATTCATGCAAGTTATAAATATTCATAGTACTATACTAAAATCTATTGAAAAGTATCGGACTTTACACTTCAGAAAAAAACTTCATTTATATCAACCGTTTTGCTCTTAATGTTGCCTTCTAAACTCTACACAGCATTAAGCACATTTTAATTAATAATTGGGGCTACGCCTACTATGAGATGAACAAACAATCTGTTTAAAATCGCAAGAAATTTACAATACAAACAGTTTGAGTAAAAATCTTTTACTGATTATCTACGTTTTTTAGCAATCCTCTATTTTTTCTTATAAAAGTAAATTGCGCATCTTCAAGCATAGTGCTATGATAATCCCACCGGCACGAATAATCATCATGAATATAAAATCAAAAGAAAAACAGCTAAAAAGGAGTTGTGATTTATCAAAAATTAAAACTAGGCCTGATGATGGACGAAAATATTTTATCGTCAACAGAAAGCCAATAAGCAGCAACACCTACGAAGGACTAATTAATAAGCTATATGATCATTTCTTTGGGGATAATGCTGCCACTATGGAAGCATATTTTGAAACCTGGATGGAATGGAGAGAAAAGGAGACAAGCGTAAGTAGAAAGACAATTAGAGAAAATCGCTTTATGTGGAATTCTTTACTGAAAGATCAGGATATCACCTTGATTCCCTTAAAAGAGTTGACAGCAAGGGATTTGATTATCTATTTCAGGAACATTACAAAAGGCCGCCAGATCACAAGAAAACGCTTTAATGACCTTAAAAGCATTATGAATGGAATTCTGTACCTTGCAGTGGAAAATGATATTATAGAACGAAATTGCCTTCGAGACATCAACTACAAACAGTTCAGCTATAAGGCGGAAAATACCAGGATCACACCATACACTGAGGAAGAACGTCTGCAAATTATAAATTACTTGGGAGATGATTTTTACTCACTAGCCATAAAACTGGACTTCTATTTAATCCTGCGCATAGGCGAATTGAAAGGATTAAGGTGGGATGACATCTCAGGAGATTTTCTACATATCCAACGCTTTGTAGATGACAAGAATGAAATCATTGAAGATATCAAAGGTCATGCAAGCGAAGGGAAACGTTACATGCCATTGACACCGAAGGCTAAAGAAATCCTGACACAAATCCAAACTCTCAATCCAAACAGCGAATACATCTTCATCCGTAACGGTCAACCTTTGGCAACAGTAACCTTTAACCGCCGCTTAAAGAAATGCTGCGAAGAATTAGGCATAGAATACCGCTCCTCCCACAAGCTCCGCTTCTCCACCGCCTCCATCATGTACAAGAACGGAATGGAAGACACCGAGCTCCAAAAGCTCCTAGGCCACACAAGCCTCAACATGACCCACCACTACCTCCGCAACATCACTTCCCAGGAAGAAACAGCATCAAAAATGAGGGCAATCCTGGATTAATCACCCTCAAAAATACAAAAAATGCCCACGCAAACAAGCGCAAACACCAAATACACAAAGTAAAAGCCCCAGAAACCCTTATTTTATCAGGTTTCTGAGGCTTTCATAAGAGAGGCGACAACCAGATTTGAACTGGTGATCAGGGTGTTGCAGACCCACGCCTTACCACTTGGCTATGTCGCCATAAATTGTTAAGTGACCCCAACGAGATTCGAACTCGTGTTACCGCCGTGAAAGGGCGATGTCTTAACCGCTTGACCATGGGGCCTAACTTGCATTTCGTTTTCCTCATAGTCTCGCCTGAGTATCACGAACTCCCCGAGTAGGACTTGAACCTACGACCCAACGGTTAACAGCCGTTTGCTCTACCGACTGAGCTATCGAGGATTACTGAGGCATATACCCTCAAAACCACATATTGTTACATATCTATTTTCATCCGTTCTTTCCTCTTACCTAAACCAACCTGGTTAAGCCCTCGACCTATTAGTGACAGTCAGCTGCACATGTTGCCATGCTTCCACCTCTGCCCTATCTACCTCGTCGTCTTCAAGGGGTCTTACTCTTGCGATGGGATATCTCATCTTGAGGGGGGCTTCACGCTTAGATGCCTTCAGCGTTTATCCCTTCCCGACTTGGCTACTCTGCCATGGCCTTGATAGCCAACAGATACACCAGAGGTCAGTCCATCCCGGTCCTCTCGTACTAAGGACAGCTCCTCTCAAATATCCTACGCCCACGCCGGATAGGGACCGAACTGTCTCACGACGTTCTGAACCCAGCTCGCGTACCGCTTTAATGGGCGAACAGCCCAACCCTTGGGACCTACTACAGCCCCAGGATGCGATGAGCCGACATCGAGGTGCCAAACCACTCCGTCGATGTGAACTCTTGGGAGTGATAAGCCTGTTATCCCCAGGGTAGCTTTTATCCGTTGAGCGATGGCAATCCCACTTTATACCACCGGATCACTAAGTCCTAGTTTCCTACCTGCTCCACCCGTCGGTGTCGCAGTCAAGCTCCCTTATGCCTTTGCACTCTTCGAATGGTTTCCGTCCATTCTGAGGGAACCTTTGAGCGCCTCCGATACCCTTTCGGAGGCGACCGCCCCAGTCAAACTCCCCGCCTGACATTGTCCCCCAGCCAGGTCATGGCTGCAGGTTAGAAATCCAATACCGCAAGGGTGGTATCCCAACATCGGCTCTGATAAGACTGGCGTCCTATCTTCTCTGCCTCCCACCTATCCTGTACATGCAGTACCGAATCCCAGTATCAAGCTGGAGTAAAGCTCCATGGGGTCTTTCCGTCCTGGCGCAGGTAACCAGCATCTTCACTGGTACTTCAATTTCACCGGGTGCATTGTTGAGACAGCGCTCAAATCATTACGCCTTTCGTGCGGGTCGGAACTTACCCGACAAGGAATTTCGCTACCTTAGGACCGTTATAGTTACGGCCGCCGTTTACTGGGGCTTAAATTCAGAGCTTCGCGTTGCCGCTAACCCCTCCTCGTAACCTTCCAGCACCGGGCAGGCGTCAGCCCATATACCTCACCTTTCGGTTTTGCATAGACCTGTGTTTTTGCTAAACAGTTGCTTGAGCCTATTCTCTGCGGCCTGGTTTCCCAGGCACCCCTTATCCCGAAGTTACGGGGTCATTTTGCCGAGTTCCTTAACAATGCTTCTCCCGCCGGCCTTAGGATTCTCTCCTCATCCACCTGTGTCGGTTTACGGTACGGGCACATATCACACAATAGCGGCTTTTCTTGACAGCCCCTACGAAGACTTCCCTACTTGTGTTCGGTACGCGTCACACCTTCCTGTTGCTGGGTGGATTTTCCATTCCAGCCAGTCCAGTGCTTGCCCCGGTCTTTTCATTCCCGGGTTCTTCTTCGGTTCTGTGTCCCCACAGTTCTGATGATATGCGGTACAGGAATTTCAACCTGTTGTCCATCGACTACGTCTTTCGACCTCGCCTTAGGCCCCGACTTACCCAGAGCAGATCAGCTTTACTCTGGAAACCTTAGATATTCGGCCTGGAGGATTCTCACCTCCATCTCGCTACTCATTCCGGCATTCTCTCTTCTTAACACTCCACATCTCCTTACGGTAATGCTTCTGTGCGTTAAGAATGCTCCTCTACCAATGTATTTACATACATTCCACAGCTTCGGTGTCGTGTTTTAGCCCCGGACATTTTCGGCGCAGGACCTCTCGACTAGTGAGCTATTACGCACTCTTTGAATGTGTGGCTGCTTCTAAGCCAACATCCTAGTTGTCTGTGAAATCCCACATCCTTTTCCACTTAACACGCACTTTGGGACCTTAGCTGGTGGTCTGGGCTCTTTCCCTTTTGACTACCCAACTTATCTCGTGCAGTCTGACTCCCGTACATCATCTGGCCGGCATTCGGAGTTTGATATTCTTTGGTAAGCTTTGACGCCCCCTAGGAAATTCAGTGCTCTACCTCCGGCAGACTAATACGAGGCTAGCCCTAAAGCTATTTCGAGGAGAACCAGCTATCTCCGGGTTCGATTGGAATTTCTCCCCTACCCACACCTCATCGCCACCCTTTTCAACGGATGTGCGTTCGGTCCTCCATTTCCTTTTACGGAAACTTCAACCTGGACATGGGTAGATCACCCGGTTTCGGGTCTACCTTTACTGACTTAACGCCCTATTAAGACTTGGTTTCCCTTCGGCTCCGCACCTTAAGTGCTTAACCTTGCCAGTAACGGTAACTCGCCGGACCGTTCTACAAAAAGTACGCGGTTCCACCTTTAACGTGGTTCCACAGCTTGTAAACACAGGGTTTCAGGTTCTCTTTCACTCCCCTCCCGGGGTCCTTTTCACCTTTCCTTCACAGTACTATGCGCTATCGGTCACTAAGTAGTATTTAGCCTTGGGGGGTGGTCCCCCCGAATTCCCACAAGGTTTCTCGTGTCTCGTGGTACTTTGGATCCTGCTCGCTGACTATTGCTTTCCCATACAAGGCTTTCACTTTCTATGGCCGGTCTTTCCAGGACCGTTCTGGTAACAAATCGTCTCACTTATTGCAGTCCATAACCCCAGTATGCACGCATACTGGTTTAGGCTCCTTCCATTTCGCTCGCCGCTACTTTGGAAATCGAGTTTTCTTTCTTTTCCTCCGGGTACTTAGATGTTTCAGTTCCCCGGGTTCCCGACGTATGGCTATGGATTCACCATACGACAACTGAGGTTTGCTCAGCTGGGTTTCCCCATTCAGATATCTCCGGATCAAAGGATATTTGCTCCTCCCCGAAGCTTTTCGCAGCTTATCACGTCTTTCATCGGCTCTTAGTGCCAAGGCATCCACCCTGCGCTCTTATTAGCTTAACCAATTCGATGTTCACCTGCGGGTGCGGGCTACTAATCTAAGATACATAGCGTTGTATCTCTGGTCTTAGGTTTGTTATTTCACCGTACGTTACGGTTACTTTAACGAGTTTTGTTTGGTTACATCTTGCGATGTAACACCTCGGATGTCTTGATTATGTTTTTATACTTTGACATATAAAAACTAATCTAGATATATTTCAATATGTGGTTTTCAAGGTACATGCGTGATGCAATTAAAAGTGTGCACAATGGAATGGAAAACTGTGTGGAAAGCTTGCTTTCATAAGCAGTTTTGTATTTCATTGTATAGGCGTGTAACGCCGTGACTGAGAAAAGCGTCAGCTTTTCGAAGTGCACCTTCACAACTACACCAAATGGAGATGGAGAGATTCGAACTCTTGACCCCCTGCTTGCAAGGCAGGTGCTCTCCCAACTGAGCTACACCCCCGAAAAACTTGGATGTGGGTCTACCCTGTAAAGGCTATCCCTATATTCTTTTTATATGTTTATCATCTGGTTTCATAAACCAATGGGCTTAAGTGGACTCGAACCACCGACCTCACGCTTATCAGGCGTGCGCTCTAACCAGCTGAGCTATAAGCCCATAAATAATCTGGCACCCACCTGCTCTCCCATGCCGTCTCCAGCATAGTACCATCGGCCGCTTAAGTCTTAACCATCGTGTTCGGGATGGGAACGGGTGTCTCCCCTAAGCGCATCGGCACCAGAAATCTTTTGTCTTTCTTGGTGTTTCTTTATTCATTTTTATTTCTTTGAAAACCTAAGACTCAACAGTATATAAAACCCTTACTTCTTCTTCCTTAGAAAGGAGGTGATCCAGCCGCACCTTCCGATACGGCTACCTTGTTACGACTTCACCCCAGTTATCAGTCCCGCCTTCGGCAGCTCCCTCCTTACGGTTGGGTCACTGACTTCGGGCGTTACCAACTCCCATGGTGTGACGGGCGGTGTGTACAAGACCCGGGAACGTATTCACCGCGGCATTCTGATCCGCGATTACTAGCGATTCCAGCTTCATGTAGTCGAGTTGCAGACTACAATCCGAACTGAGACGTTATTTTTGGGGTTTGCTCCAGATCGCTCCTTTGCCTCCCTTTGTTTACGCCATTGTAGCACGTGTGTAGCCCAAATCATAAGGGGCATGATGATTTGACGTCATCCCCACCTTCCTCCAGGTTATCCCTGGCAGTCTCCCCAGAGTGCCCAACTTGACTTGCTGGCTACTAAGGATAAGGGTTGCGCTCGTTGCGGGACTTAACCCAACATCTCACGACACGAGCTGACGACAACCATGCACCACCTGTCTGGAATGCCCCGTAGGGAAGGGATCGTTACATCCCGGTCATTCCGATGTCAAGACTTGGTAAGGTTCTTCGCGTTGCTTCGAATTAAACCACATGCTCCACCGCTTGTGCGGGTCCCCGTCAATTCCTTTGAGTTTCATTCTTGCGAACGTACTCCCCAGGTGGAATACTTATTGCGTTAGCGGCGGCACCGAAGAGCTTTGCTCCCCAACACCTAGTATTCATCGTTTACGGCGTGGACTACCAGGGTATCTAATCCTGTTTGCTCCCCACGCTTTCGAGCCTCAACGTCAGTTACAGTCCAGTAAGCCGCCTTCGCCACTGGTGTTCCTCCTAATATCTACGCATTTCACCGCTACACTAGGAATTCCACTTACCTCTCCTGCACTCTAGCACCACAGTTTCCAAAGCAGTCCCGGGGTTGAGCCCCGGGCTTTCACTCCAGACTTGCAGTGCCGTCTACGCTCCCTTTACACCCAGTAAATCCGGATAACGCTTGCCCCCTACGTATTACCGCGGCTGCTGGCACGTAGTTAGCCGGGGCTTCTTAGTCAGGTACCGTCATTTTCTTCCCTGCTGATAGAGCTTTACATACCGAAATACTTCTTCACTCACGCGGCGTCGCTGGATCAGGGTTTCCCCCATTGTCCAATATTCCCCACTGCTGCCTCCCGTAGGAGTTTGGGCCGTGTCTCAGTCCCAATGTGGCCGGTCACCCTCTCAGGTCGGCTACTGATCGTCGGCTTGGTGGGCCGTTACCTCACCAACTACCTAATCAGACGCGGGTCCATCTCATACCACCGGAGTTTTTCACACCGTACCATGCGGCACTGTGTGCTTATGCGGTATTAGCAGTCGTTTCCAACTGTTATCCCCCTGTATGAGGCAGGTTACCCACGCGTTACTCACCCGTCCGCCGCTCAGTCAATTTCAATTCCGTCCGAAAACTTCCTTGAAATCGCTTCGCTCGACTTGCATGTGTTAAGCACGCCGCCAGCGTTCATCCTGAGCCAGGATCGAACTCTCAAATTAAAGGTGTTCAATCCGGGGTCAAAATCAACTAACTAGCTAATTTATTTCCCGTTTTACTTGTTGTTTGGTTCGTATACAATTACTTGTATTCGTTCTGAAATTTTCTCATTCAAAGCCATCAAACATGGCTTGTTTTATTAGAATTTTCAGGGTTTTACATACTGTTCAATCTTCTGTTTTCAAAGTGCTGTTTGTGTTGCTTTCTTACTCAGCAGCAACTCATTTATTCTATCATGTGGCTGCTTTTTTGTCAACAACTTTTTTTATTTTTTTCAATCTGTTTTAATTGATTGCCCACGGAGTCTCTCTCGCGCTGGGTCTTTATAATATCATTTCCATATGAGATTGTCAAGGGAATTTGTTCCATTTGTTCAAACAATTTTTTCAGGGATCCCACACCTACTATATATAAGTATTTATCCTTAATTTTTCTATATTTTGTGGTTTATAAAAAGATCTGCAAGCAGAGATTCTCACATCTTTGCTTGCAGATTTGTTTTAATTGAATATATGATAGGTACAATTCTGGTCTCACACAAAGCCACGCAGGACCCCTAGAACCATCAGATTTAAGAAATTATGGGTGTATATAAAGGACAGCCATTTACTCGCTTCAATCTGCCGGGTCAGCATCAGGCCCCACTCGGTTCCGGAGAACGCAGTGACCAGCAGACAGGCAATCCAAAGGAATACAAGTCCTTCCAAACCACCAAGCAGAGCGCCTGCTATCTTATTGATTCCTGATATAATAGGAAGTCTTGAGATAATATCCAGCCACCTCATAACCAGCCTTGAAAACAGATAGATTGCAGCAAACAGAAGAACGAATCCCACAGAATTAAGAATTACATCTGCAAGATAGTTACCAACATAGTCTGTAAAAGCCTGAACTCCAAGCATTTGATACACTTCACTGTTGTTATTTTCAATGAGTGCGTTCTTGACGCTTTGGGGCAGCTTAAGATTTTCAATAATCATACGCTGGGCAGATGGAGCTTCCAAGACTTCCCCGGAAGGATTTTCTTCCTGTTCCAAACCTACGGATTTTTTCATGCTCTCTGAAATAGTCTGCTGAAGACCTGTATTTTCCTTTAAATACCCCGTTACCGAAGGTAAAGCAACCCGGACAATGGTCAAAGACAGGACCACCGCCAGCATTGATACAATCAACCGTATAAATCCTCTGTGATGTCCATAAAGGACCATTCCCAAAAGATAAACTCCGGCTGCTACAGATAACCAGTTTTCCATATATAGCTTTGTCATAATTTGTCTCCTAATGAATCAACTGGATATGTGGACATATCCAGTTGATTCATAAACTCAAAGTTGAAGGATATCTTTCTTTCAACCTTTTGCTCCGAATATTAAACGGTTAATAGCTGATGCCACTCCATTTTCATCATTCGTATCCG encodes the following:
- a CDS encoding tyrosine-type recombinase/integrase, whose amino-acid sequence is MNIKSKEKQLKRSCDLSKIKTRPDDGRKYFIVNRKPISSNTYEGLINKLYDHFFGDNAATMEAYFETWMEWREKETSVSRKTIRENRFMWNSLLKDQDITLIPLKELTARDLIIYFRNITKGRQITRKRFNDLKSIMNGILYLAVENDIIERNCLRDINYKQFSYKAENTRITPYTEEERLQIINYLGDDFYSLAIKLDFYLILRIGELKGLRWDDISGDFLHIQRFVDDKNEIIEDIKGHASEGKRYMPLTPKAKEILTQIQTLNPNSEYIFIRNGQPLATVTFNRRLKKCCEELGIEYRSSHKLRFSTASIMYKNGMEDTELQKLLGHTSLNMTHHYLRNITSQEETASKMRAILD
- a CDS encoding CvpA family protein, whose protein sequence is MTKLYMENWLSVAAGVYLLGMVLYGHHRGFIRLIVSMLAVVLSLTIVRVALPSVTGYLKENTGLQQTISESMKKSVGLEQEENPSGEVLEAPSAQRMIIENLKLPQSVKNALIENNNSEVYQMLGVQAFTDYVGNYLADVILNSVGFVLLFAAIYLFSRLVMRWLDIISRLPIISGINKIAGALLGGLEGLVFLWIACLLVTAFSGTEWGLMLTRQIEASKWLSFIYTHNFLNLMVLGVLRGFV